Proteins encoded by one window of Glycine soja cultivar W05 chromosome 15, ASM419377v2, whole genome shotgun sequence:
- the LOC114388526 gene encoding probable glutathione S-transferase parC: MGDEVILLNFWLSLYGMRVWIALEEKGIKYENRQENISNKSQLLLQMNPVHKKIPVLFHNSRHICDSLIAVEYIDEVWNDQSPLLPSDPYQRSQARFWSNYVDTKIYEIAVRFWNTKGQEKEAAREEFLECMKLLEEQLVDEPYFGGKNFGFVDVALVSLFSYFYTFTSIYGNLINEERFPKIIAWANRCIQKECVFKCFPEELKVKEHVSQKRKDSNSE; this comes from the exons ATGGGAGACGAGGTGATTCTGTTGAATTTCTGGTTAAGCCTTTATGGGATGAGGGTCTGGATTGCACTAGAGGAAAAGGGCATCAAGTATGAGAATAGACAAGAGAATATTAGTAACAAGAGCCAGTTACTCTTGCAAATGAACCCAGTTCACAAGAAAATACCAGTTCTCTTCCACAATAGCAGACACATCTGTGATTCACTCATTGCTGTTGAGTATATTGATGAGGTTTGGAATGATCAATCTCCCTTGTTGCCTTCTGATCCTTACCAGAGATCACAGGCTAGATTCTGGTCTAACTATGTTGACACCAAG ATATATGAGATTGCCGTGAGGTTTTGGAATACTAAAGGACAAGAGAAAGAAGCTGCCAGGGAAGAATTTTTGGAGTGCATGAAGTTATTGGAAGAACAACTGGTGGATGAGCCATATTTTGGTGGAAAGAACTTTGGCTTTGTGGATGTTGCACTTGTTTCTTTGTTCAGTTATTTTTATACCTTCACTAGTATATATGGAAATTTAATCAATGAGGAACGGTTTCCCAAAATCATTGCTTGGGCCAATAGGTGTATTCAAAAAGAGTGTGTGTTCAAGTGTTTTCCCGAGGAGCTGAAGGTCAAAGAGCATGTTTCACAGAAGAGAAAGGATTCGAACAGTGAATAG